From Micromonospora echinospora, one genomic window encodes:
- a CDS encoding Gfo/Idh/MocA family protein yields the protein MTTAPVRVGLVGAGAWAARMHAPMLAAGPETVLGAVWSRRGDAAGALAAAHGVPAAPTFTDLLRSCDAVAFAVPPDIQAALAVEAARAGRAVLLEKPVALDLDSARRLADAVGEAGVVSQVVFTKRYHARTRAFLAAAGGFDADGARACYLHSGFLGGPFATGWRLTHGALFDLGPHLLDLLDAALGPIVDVRAAGRRSRWTELTCAHRSGAVSQASLSGGVAVPRVVTTVELFGAAGTLAYDTAGMDHDECWPVVRAEFAEAVRTGRPHPLDVHRGLMIQELLARAAADPALRD from the coding sequence ATGACCACAGCTCCGGTCCGGGTCGGGCTCGTCGGGGCCGGGGCGTGGGCGGCGCGGATGCACGCGCCCATGCTCGCGGCCGGCCCGGAGACCGTGCTCGGCGCGGTCTGGTCGCGACGGGGCGACGCCGCCGGGGCGCTGGCCGCCGCGCACGGCGTGCCCGCCGCGCCGACCTTCACCGACCTGCTGCGCAGCTGCGACGCGGTGGCCTTCGCGGTGCCGCCGGACATCCAGGCGGCCCTGGCCGTCGAGGCGGCCCGCGCCGGCCGGGCGGTGCTGCTGGAAAAGCCGGTCGCCCTCGACCTGGACTCCGCCCGGCGGCTGGCCGACGCGGTCGGCGAAGCCGGGGTGGTCTCGCAGGTGGTGTTCACCAAGCGGTACCACGCCCGCACGCGCGCGTTCCTCGCCGCGGCCGGCGGTTTCGACGCCGACGGCGCACGGGCCTGCTACCTGCACAGCGGGTTCCTCGGCGGGCCCTTCGCCACCGGTTGGCGGCTCACCCACGGGGCGCTGTTCGACCTGGGACCGCACCTGCTCGACCTGCTCGACGCCGCGCTCGGCCCGATCGTCGACGTGCGCGCGGCCGGTCGCCGGTCCCGGTGGACGGAACTGACCTGCGCGCACCGCTCCGGCGCGGTGAGCCAGGCGTCGCTGTCCGGCGGCGTCGCGGTGCCGAGGGTGGTGACCACCGTCGAGCTCTTCGGCGCGGCCGGCACGCTGGCGTACGACACCGCCGGCATGGACCACGACGAGTGCTGGCCGGTGGTCCGCGCGGAGTTCGCCGAAGCCGTCCGCACCGGCCGTCCGCACCCGCTCGACGTGCACCGGGGGTTGATGATCCAGGAACTCCTGGCCCGGGCGGCGGCGGACCCGGCGCTACG